Proteins co-encoded in one Centropristis striata isolate RG_2023a ecotype Rhode Island chromosome 24, C.striata_1.0, whole genome shotgun sequence genomic window:
- the LOC131963126 gene encoding T-cell surface antigen CD2-like: MMRMVMKMAAVSSISLLLLCCCFISSTDSEDICIYAAAGDNYIVPLIYKMGEGDSLSWKRDTETIFSKKKAVVITGKKEDISADGSLKLTNLKKSNSGTYTPEVFGSNGKKIKETLKSTTLCVLDRVLKPKVTIDNCKAKSVRFTCFVPQDPKDSKLDYVWLQNNKVLPLEKSKTLTRTELQLEPNSFSCNVSNRVSSMSSDAVQQTCITRKLFPDKLFGINTWIIVGAGGGVVLLLIIVVIVCCVCTRRKKRMQLKDEGELRLAWTNEQQQHLQHQHQHNCPPDQQHHHHHHQHPQQQQPAGHTGPRQHRSKQPREQQRPRAPEQSSGRPQPSPRRPAQAPRPADTTDEEQPPPLPQPRKKGPRTTRA, translated from the exons ATGATGAGGATGGTGATGAAGATGGCTGCtgtctcctccatctctctgctcctcctgtgcTGCTGCTTCATCTCCTCCACAG ATTCTGAGGATATATGCATATACGCTGCAGCGGGAGACAACTACATCGTGCCTCTGATCTACAAAATGGGCGAGGGGGACTCGTTGTCATGGAAACGCGACACTGAAACAatcttttctaaaaaaaaagccgTGGTTATCACCGGGAAGAAGGAGGATATTTCTGCAGATGGATCCCTGAAGCtgacaaatctgaaaaaaagcaactcAGGGACATACACCCCCGAGGTCTTTGgctcaaatggaaaaaaaataaaggagacTTTGAAAAGCACCACTTTATGTGTGTTGG ACCGTGTCCTGAAGCCCAAAGTGACGATTGACAACTGTAAAGCAAAATCTGTCAGATTCACCTGCTTCGTTCCTCAG GATCCCAAGGATTCCAAACTGGACTACGTATGGCTTCAGAACAACAAGGTGTTGCCACTGGAGAAAAGTAAGACTCTGACACGAACGGAGCTACAGTTGGAACCAAACTCCTTCAGCTGCAACGTTTCTAACCGCGTCAGCTCCATGAGCAGTGATGCTGTTCAACAGACGTGCATTACGCGTA AGTTATTCCCTGACAAACTATTCGGAATCAATACCTGGATTATTGTGGGCGCCGGAGGAG GTGTCGTTCTGCTGCTGATTATTGTCGTTATTGTTTGCTGCGTCTGCACCAGACGGAAAAAACGCATGCAACTGAAGG ACGAGGGGGAGCTCCGTTTGGCGTGGACCAacgaacaacaacaacatcttcaacatcaacatcaacataaCTGTCCTCCTGatcaacaacatcatcatcatcatcatcaacacccccagcagcagcagccggccGGCCACACGGGTCCTCGCCAGCACCGCTCCAAGCAGCCCCGCGAGCAGCAGCGTCCCCGGGCCCCCGAGCAGAGCTCCGGCCGGCCCCAGCCCAGCCCCCGCAGACCTGCACAG gccCCCAGGCCGGCTGATACAACTGATGAGGAgcagcctcctcctcttcctcagccCAGGAAGAAAGGTCCCAGAACAACAAGAGCGTGA